A window of the Arthrobacter sp. Marseille-P9274 genome harbors these coding sequences:
- a CDS encoding amino acid-binding protein, with amino-acid sequence MTRRTTTNAHTDLLCSACGQFPEPPKSRLVVANLAAVLPIELLVHAAVLSAELPYFWKVLTLAVTTTVLVMWVAEPSVARLLRRWLHAAALKHRRRYDAAPALWRARTVVDDRPGSLERITHALSCLDVNILSIQVHPVVGGALDEFVLSTPAGTTEQDLLDALEAGSGRRPRVWTTTALALADGQTRALGLAAKVAADPDALPHAAASLLSAVVLDDDTARSLPLLPKDGTVLKIPTVWGAPLLLSRPDEPFTPAESARAHRLAELAETVQLTGRSQRE; translated from the coding sequence ATGACGCGCCGAACCACAACCAACGCCCACACCGACCTGCTCTGCAGCGCCTGCGGCCAGTTTCCCGAGCCGCCCAAGTCCCGCCTCGTAGTGGCCAACCTTGCGGCAGTGCTGCCCATCGAGCTGCTGGTCCATGCCGCCGTCCTCAGCGCGGAGCTGCCCTACTTCTGGAAGGTCCTGACCCTCGCGGTCACGACGACGGTGCTGGTCATGTGGGTCGCCGAGCCGTCCGTCGCCCGTTTGCTGCGCCGCTGGCTCCATGCCGCGGCACTCAAGCACCGCCGTCGTTATGACGCCGCTCCCGCGCTGTGGCGGGCCCGCACCGTCGTCGACGACCGCCCCGGCTCGCTCGAACGCATCACGCACGCGCTGAGCTGCCTGGACGTCAACATCCTCAGCATCCAGGTGCACCCGGTGGTCGGCGGGGCGCTCGACGAGTTCGTCCTCTCGACACCGGCGGGCACCACCGAGCAGGACCTGCTGGATGCGCTCGAGGCCGGCAGCGGCCGCCGCCCGCGGGTCTGGACCACCACCGCGCTGGCCCTCGCCGACGGCCAGACCCGGGCGCTTGGCCTGGCCGCCAAGGTCGCGGCCGATCCCGACGCGCTGCCGCACGCCGCCGCGTCGCTGCTCTCTGCCGTCGTCCTGGACGACGACACCGCGCGCAGCCTGCCGCTCCTGCCGAAGGACGGCACGGTCTTGAAAATCCCGACCGTGTGGGGCGCCCCGCTGCTCCTATCCCGCCCGGACGAGCCGTTCACTCCCGCCGAATCCGCCCGCGCCCACCGGCTCGCGGAACTGGCGGAAACCGTACAGCTTACCGGGCGGAGCCAGCGGGAGTGA
- a CDS encoding LLM class flavin-dependent oxidoreductase, which translates to MTVPLSILDLATIGKDETVRESLDGSVRLAQLAEELGYRRVWYAEHHNMASIASSATSVLIAHVAAHTKRIRLGAGGIMLPNHAPLPIAEQFGTLETLHPGRIDLGLGRAPGSDQQTMRAMRRDPMSAETFPQDVLELQGYLTGNSRIPGVDATPGKGTNVPLYILGSSLFGAKLAAALGLPYSFASHFSPAALNDAVAAYRREFQPSEQLAEPYVIAGVNAIAADSNEDAQAQFQVVRRARVGLLFGRGRKFTDEEADMVLESPQGQHVEQMVKYTAVGTPDAVREYLEGFAKHADADELIVAHQAPTVEQRLRSVELTARAVGLVTPAGSAR; encoded by the coding sequence ATGACTGTTCCCCTCTCCATCCTCGACCTCGCAACGATCGGCAAGGACGAGACGGTGCGGGAAAGCCTGGACGGCAGCGTCAGGCTGGCGCAGCTTGCCGAGGAACTGGGCTACCGGCGGGTCTGGTACGCCGAGCACCACAACATGGCGAGCATCGCGTCCTCGGCGACCAGCGTGCTGATCGCGCACGTGGCGGCGCACACCAAGAGGATCCGGCTGGGCGCCGGCGGCATCATGCTGCCCAACCACGCGCCGCTGCCCATCGCGGAGCAGTTCGGCACCCTGGAGACCCTGCACCCGGGGCGGATCGACCTTGGCCTGGGCCGGGCGCCGGGCAGCGACCAGCAGACCATGCGCGCAATGCGGCGGGACCCGATGAGCGCCGAGACCTTCCCGCAGGACGTGCTGGAGCTGCAGGGCTACCTGACCGGCAACTCGCGGATCCCCGGGGTCGATGCGACGCCGGGCAAGGGGACCAACGTGCCTCTCTACATCCTGGGCTCGTCGCTGTTCGGCGCCAAACTGGCCGCCGCGCTCGGGCTGCCCTATTCGTTCGCCTCGCACTTCTCACCGGCCGCGCTGAACGACGCCGTGGCAGCCTACCGCCGCGAATTCCAGCCGTCGGAGCAGCTGGCCGAGCCCTATGTGATCGCCGGCGTGAACGCGATCGCCGCCGACTCCAACGAGGACGCGCAGGCGCAGTTCCAGGTGGTCCGGCGTGCCCGCGTCGGGCTGCTGTTCGGCCGCGGCCGGAAGTTCACCGACGAGGAAGCGGACATGGTGCTTGAGTCGCCGCAGGGCCAGCACGTGGAGCAGATGGTCAAGTACACGGCCGTGGGGACGCCCGATGCGGTCCGCGAATACCTTGAGGGTTTCGCCAAGCACGCCGACGCGGACGAGCTCATCGTCGCGCACCAGGCCCCGACGGTGGAGCAGCGGCTGCGCTCTGTGGAGCTGACCGCCCGGGCCGTCGGGTTGGTCACTCCCGCTGGCTCCGCCCGGTAA
- a CDS encoding HNH endonuclease signature motif containing protein, whose amino-acid sequence MVTIDYQDLMSKTEAGTTGQAVFTGLITPRTVRKMACDADLIPIVFGGKGEVLDIGRAQRLFTPAQRRALVARDKGCAFPGCTMPAHWTEAHHIRYWKKHKGRTSVANGVLLCSFHHHLVHAGDWIIESMDGIPWFIPPAYIDPSQVPRRNRYRFPPDLKRAERPAVPARGSDGSSPPLELSPPLGTAAAPPAVAPVESTDGWTRPFGDGPLQPATPPW is encoded by the coding sequence ATGGTCACCATCGACTACCAGGACCTCATGAGTAAAACCGAAGCCGGCACCACCGGCCAGGCCGTCTTCACCGGACTCATCACACCCCGCACGGTCCGCAAGATGGCCTGCGACGCCGACCTCATCCCCATCGTGTTCGGCGGCAAAGGCGAAGTCCTCGACATCGGACGCGCCCAGCGCCTCTTCACCCCCGCCCAGCGCCGCGCCCTCGTCGCCCGCGACAAGGGCTGCGCCTTCCCCGGCTGCACCATGCCAGCCCACTGGACCGAAGCCCACCACATCCGCTACTGGAAAAAGCACAAAGGCCGCACCTCCGTCGCAAACGGCGTGCTCCTCTGCTCCTTCCACCATCACCTGGTCCACGCCGGAGACTGGATCATCGAATCGATGGACGGCATACCGTGGTTCATCCCGCCCGCCTACATCGACCCCTCACAAGTCCCGCGACGCAACAGATACCGCTTCCCGCCCGACCTCAAACGCGCCGAACGACCGGCTGTCCCCGCACGAGGGAGTGACGGTTCGAGCCCGCCTTTGGAACTGTCTCCGCCATTGGGCACTGCCGCGGCGCCTCCCGCAGTGGCGCCGGTCGAATCAACCGACGGCTGGACCCGGCCCTTCGGCGACGGGCCACTGCAACCGGCGACGCCTCCTTGGTAG
- a CDS encoding 13E12 repeat family protein: MAIAAFEATEEVTGFLASMRDQLQEFAAVFREAAALETPGVLAECVGLFEDFSRTVEQLQVTGAHAIEQQGVASLFGRDPGNPESKTEFRDTADYLRARLRISRTEARRRIRVGAGTMPHTLISGGEAPPKYEHLAAGLAASEIGGTAATLIHDTLERIRPVAAPDHLAAMEEQLTRQAAEADLDTLRIVARSWEAAIDPDGREPSTEQLTAQQGVFVKGKRWGLHRFEVRATDEQYEHLITAMNTATNPRLQTTFSPEAGNLQATDSSPGHLTDGAAGEASEAAADPAGEAGPPPGWPNPTRPQLLLQGLVGACQIALSTDKLPASGGPPPAGHGHHRLPGPHE, from the coding sequence ATGGCAATAGCGGCATTCGAAGCGACCGAGGAAGTCACCGGCTTCCTCGCTTCGATGCGCGACCAACTGCAGGAATTCGCCGCGGTCTTCCGCGAGGCGGCGGCCCTTGAGACCCCTGGGGTGCTGGCCGAATGCGTGGGACTCTTCGAGGACTTCTCCAGGACCGTCGAGCAACTGCAGGTCACCGGCGCGCATGCCATCGAGCAGCAGGGCGTAGCGAGCCTGTTCGGCCGGGACCCGGGCAACCCGGAGTCAAAGACCGAATTCCGGGACACCGCGGACTACCTCCGGGCCCGGCTGCGGATCAGCCGGACCGAAGCCCGCCGCCGCATCCGCGTCGGTGCCGGCACCATGCCGCACACCCTCATCTCCGGCGGCGAGGCCCCGCCGAAGTACGAACACCTCGCAGCCGGGCTGGCGGCATCGGAGATCGGCGGCACGGCCGCCACCCTCATCCATGACACCCTCGAACGCATCCGCCCGGTAGCCGCCCCGGACCACCTGGCCGCCATGGAGGAACAGCTGACCCGGCAGGCGGCGGAGGCGGACCTGGATACGCTCCGCATCGTCGCCCGGAGCTGGGAAGCTGCCATCGACCCGGACGGACGCGAACCCAGCACCGAACAGCTCACCGCCCAGCAGGGTGTGTTTGTGAAAGGGAAGCGCTGGGGCCTGCACCGTTTCGAAGTGCGAGCCACGGATGAACAGTACGAACACCTGATCACCGCCATGAACACGGCAACCAACCCGCGCCTGCAAACCACCTTCTCACCCGAAGCCGGCAACCTCCAGGCCACCGACAGCAGCCCCGGCCACCTCACCGACGGCGCCGCCGGGGAGGCAAGCGAAGCGGCAGCCGATCCCGCCGGAGAAGCCGGACCGCCCCCGGGCTGGCCGAATCCCACCCGGCCCCAACTGCTGCTCCAGGGTCTGGTCGGAGCCTGCCAGATCGCGCTGTCCACGGACAAGCTTCCCGCCAGCGGAGGGCCACCGCCCGCAGGTCATGGTCACCATCGACTACCAGGACCTCATGAGTAA
- a CDS encoding Lrp/AsnC family transcriptional regulator — MVDAIDRSILRELQQDGRMTATALASKIGLTVAPCHRRLRELESKGVIRGYRADLDAGALGLGFEAIVFVSLRQVDRATLADFEAKVSANPHIIEALRLFGDIDYQLKVVAPDLAAYQKFYDEELTDLPAVEKLQSTIVMKNLKANAGLPI; from the coding sequence GTGGTAGATGCAATTGATCGAAGTATTTTGCGCGAGCTCCAGCAGGACGGGCGAATGACTGCTACTGCGCTCGCATCGAAGATCGGCCTCACGGTGGCTCCCTGCCACCGGCGGCTGCGTGAGCTGGAGTCCAAGGGCGTCATTCGCGGCTACCGGGCCGACCTCGACGCCGGGGCGCTGGGGCTCGGCTTCGAGGCGATCGTTTTCGTCAGCCTGCGCCAAGTGGACCGGGCCACCCTCGCGGACTTCGAGGCGAAGGTCAGCGCCAATCCGCACATCATCGAGGCCCTGCGGCTCTTCGGCGACATCGACTACCAGCTCAAGGTCGTCGCGCCGGACCTGGCGGCCTACCAGAAGTTCTACGACGAGGAGCTCACGGACCTGCCGGCCGTGGAGAAGCTGCAGTCGACCATCGTCATGAAGAACCTGAAGGCGAACGCCGGCCTGCCCATCTAG
- a CDS encoding LysE family translocator, whose translation MDQQLYLGFAAVAITLACTPGADWAYSIAAGLNQRSFAPAIAGLCSGYVVLTLLVTAGVAAVIASVPALLGWLTVAGAAYLLWLGFSTARSWRAAAFSSMEQSGSSRLRSFFRGLGTSSINPKGLLLFLALVPQFINPAAALPAPVQLGVLGLSFVLMAAVVYAMVALAAKKLLQSRPAAARAVTLASGLIMIVLGAALLFEQVAPLIADSPLLAASSF comes from the coding sequence GTGGACCAGCAGCTGTACCTGGGCTTCGCCGCCGTCGCCATCACGCTGGCCTGCACCCCGGGAGCGGACTGGGCCTACTCCATCGCAGCGGGCCTGAACCAGCGCAGCTTCGCCCCGGCCATCGCCGGGCTCTGCAGCGGCTACGTGGTGCTCACGCTGCTCGTGACGGCCGGCGTGGCCGCCGTGATCGCCAGCGTGCCCGCCCTGCTGGGGTGGCTCACCGTCGCGGGCGCCGCCTACCTGCTCTGGCTGGGCTTCAGCACCGCACGTTCCTGGCGCGCGGCGGCGTTCTCGAGCATGGAGCAATCCGGGTCCTCGCGCCTGCGCAGCTTCTTCCGCGGCCTGGGCACCAGCAGCATCAACCCGAAGGGGCTGCTCCTGTTCCTCGCGCTCGTCCCCCAGTTCATCAACCCGGCGGCTGCGCTGCCTGCCCCGGTGCAGCTGGGCGTCCTCGGGCTGTCCTTCGTGCTGATGGCCGCCGTCGTCTACGCCATGGTGGCGCTGGCGGCAAAGAAACTGCTGCAGTCCCGGCCCGCCGCCGCCCGCGCCGTCACGCTGGCCAGCGGCCTCATCATGATCGTCCTCGGCGCAGCCCTGCTGTTCGAACAGGTCGCCCCGCTCATCGCCGACAGCCCGCTCCTGGCCGCCTCTTCGTTCTGA
- a CDS encoding multidrug efflux SMR transporter, whose protein sequence is MGYVFLLLAIAAEVFGTSLLKSTEGFSRLWPTVLCLTAYAASFALLAQVVKSVPVGVAYALWSGLGTIAIVAIGTAFLGEPISLVKVLGIGLIVAGVVVLNLGGAH, encoded by the coding sequence ATGGGTTATGTCTTCCTGCTGCTCGCAATCGCCGCCGAAGTCTTCGGCACGAGCCTGCTGAAATCGACCGAAGGCTTCAGCAGGCTGTGGCCAACCGTCCTGTGCCTCACGGCCTACGCGGCCTCGTTCGCGCTCCTCGCGCAGGTCGTCAAGAGCGTGCCGGTAGGAGTGGCTTACGCCCTCTGGTCCGGCCTAGGAACCATAGCCATCGTCGCCATCGGTACTGCCTTCCTGGGCGAGCCCATCAGCCTCGTTAAGGTCCTCGGGATAGGCCTGATCGTGGCCGGGGTCGTGGTGCTCAACCTCGGCGGCGCGCACTAA
- a CDS encoding NAD-dependent epimerase/dehydratase family protein, producing the protein MRIAIIGATGNVGTAVLRRIKRAAATRPGGVELVGIARRLPDTSREPYDGVAWHSIDVASESAREKLTAALAGCDAVVHLAWLLQPNRDEEFMRRVNVDGTANALAAAAAAGVKQFVCASSLGAYSPGPKDRPVDESWPARGIASSHYSRFKGEQEALLDGFERSHPEIKVARLRPGLIFQTDAGSSIGRYFLGRAIPKFFLNKVRPPLLPFPREFVFQAVHSDDIADAYWRVVDQGASGPFNIAADPVITPQLLGGFLGARRVLHVPVPLVRALVGAAWSLRLVAMDPGWVDMARFAPVMKTTRAREELGWVPAKTSLEALQEVLDGLSSGDGVGGSPVLYGRGDLESAEPAPR; encoded by the coding sequence ATGCGGATCGCGATCATCGGAGCAACCGGCAATGTAGGGACCGCTGTGCTGCGGCGGATCAAGAGGGCGGCGGCCACACGCCCCGGAGGTGTGGAGCTGGTGGGCATCGCGCGGCGGCTGCCGGACACGTCCCGGGAACCGTACGACGGCGTGGCCTGGCACAGCATCGATGTCGCCTCGGAGTCGGCGCGCGAAAAGCTGACGGCGGCACTGGCCGGGTGCGACGCCGTCGTACATTTGGCCTGGCTCCTCCAGCCGAACCGCGACGAAGAGTTCATGCGCCGGGTCAACGTCGACGGCACGGCCAACGCCCTGGCCGCGGCCGCGGCCGCAGGCGTGAAGCAGTTCGTTTGCGCCTCCTCGCTCGGGGCGTACAGCCCGGGGCCGAAGGACCGGCCGGTGGACGAGAGCTGGCCCGCGCGCGGCATCGCGAGCTCGCACTACAGCCGGTTCAAGGGCGAGCAGGAGGCGCTGCTGGACGGCTTCGAACGCAGCCACCCGGAGATCAAAGTCGCCCGCCTGCGCCCGGGCCTGATCTTCCAGACCGACGCGGGCTCCTCGATCGGCCGCTACTTCCTGGGCCGGGCCATCCCCAAGTTCTTCCTCAACAAGGTGCGCCCGCCGCTGCTGCCGTTCCCGCGGGAGTTCGTGTTCCAGGCCGTCCATTCCGACGATATTGCCGATGCGTACTGGCGCGTTGTGGACCAGGGCGCCAGCGGGCCCTTCAACATCGCTGCGGACCCGGTGATCACTCCCCAGCTGCTGGGCGGATTCCTCGGCGCCAGGCGCGTGCTGCATGTGCCGGTGCCGCTGGTCCGCGCCTTGGTGGGTGCGGCATGGTCACTGCGCCTGGTGGCCATGGATCCGGGATGGGTGGACATGGCCCGCTTCGCTCCGGTGATGAAGACCACCCGGGCCCGTGAGGAGCTGGGCTGGGTTCCCGCGAAGACCTCGCTCGAGGCCCTGCAGGAGGTGCTGGACGGTCTGAGCTCGGGCGACGGGGTCGGCGGGTCCCCGGTGCTGTACGGCCGCGGGGACCTGGAGTCCGCGGAGCCAGCCCCGCGCTGA